A single region of the Salarchaeum japonicum genome encodes:
- a CDS encoding non-histone chromosomal MC1 family protein, whose translation MAREDGKRNFALRDVDGNETSVFSGNTPRQAALKAARRLEDVADGEQNAERHDIRLREKGSDKVHIYEAWAWEEDAPDDSPDWMPGRITKANVSKQGIEHVDDI comes from the coding sequence ATGGCACGTGAGGACGGTAAACGGAACTTCGCGCTCCGCGACGTCGACGGTAACGAGACCAGTGTCTTCAGCGGAAACACGCCCCGACAGGCCGCGCTCAAGGCGGCCCGACGGCTCGAAGACGTCGCCGACGGTGAACAGAACGCAGAACGCCACGACATCCGGCTCCGCGAGAAGGGCTCGGACAAGGTACACATCTACGAAGCCTGGGCGTGGGAGGAAGACGCGCCCGACGACTCGCCCGACTGGATGCCCGGCCGCATCACCAAGGCGAACGTCTCGAAGCAGGGCATCGAACACGTCGACGACATCTAG